In the Populus trichocarpa isolate Nisqually-1 chromosome 8, P.trichocarpa_v4.1, whole genome shotgun sequence genome, atCTAAGAATCaaaagtattgaaaaaaaacttggattcaGAGATAACCTTATATCTAAAAACTCTAAATATGCAAATGACACCGCAAAACCAAttattctttgataagtcattgTATGATCTTTATCCCTgcaaaaaaaaggttgttttgccacaaataaacaaaagaaaaactcgCATTTATTCTCCAACTTGCTGCTGAAACTTGCAactaaaagaacataatataatCTCCTCTAACTAACCCTAACGGACCTCTTTTGGGTTGCAAACTAATGAAGctaaactagtaatcaactaacataaaTCCAGTAATGAAATAAGcccctaaacaatgtctaatgggCTAGAACAAactcatgttaaaaataattattcaacattcaataaataattaaaatatgataataaaaacaaagtctccATGCTAAAGTTTCTCCATGTAGCCCGAATCTCTAATTTTTTGCACATTCTTGCAGATTTTCATTCTCGACttcaaacatgtcgttctctctCATCTGGATGAACTATTGAGCCGACAatatatggttggaaagctTGTGAAGTATAGTTTCCAGAACAACGTTAATCGCAAAAAACTTCTACATataacttcatatatatatcCCAAACATTACACAAAGGTCTAGTCTAGCagtttttataagatttgtcTGGTAATTTAGACCCTCTGTAATAACATGTTCTCGAACTCCATTTTACCTGaaaatttttcaatatatatatttccatgTATCTAGTATCTCCCTATGAAATTTCATATCGTTCTGATGTATggtttaaaagatatatatggTCTCGCAAAAATGGCCAGCAAACATTTTAAggttaaattcaaaattgacTTGATTTGTATCATCCTCCTCTTCTGTAAAAAGATTTGACCTCGAATCTGTATCATGAAAAACATCTTCTGAGGTCAACAAAACAGTATCAAGCTAAAgaataacatcatcatcaaaaccaaaaagaacCTTGTCAACAAAGAAGGTCCCCCTGATATACAATCTCTCCTTTTCAGtcatcttctccttcttcaATTTCAGTTGCTccttatatatttgtttaggtGTCAAAGATACAAGAATTATACGTTTTTCATTCATCTAAaaggaatatttatttattactccATCATGCATAATTCTCGTATCATATTGTCATGGTTTACCAAGCAATAAGTTACTAGCTTATATTagcacaacatcacataacactttatcacaatatttaccaatagAAAAAGGCAACCAAAATCTGTTTATTCACTTTCATTTCACCATCATCATTTAATCATAGTAATTTATAAGGTATgagatgtttggtagtgtgcaAGTTCAACTTTCTCAGCAATTAAGTACTAGCTACATTAGTGCAACTaccactatctataattaagCTACATGCCTAATTATGAACATGGCATGTGGAATATGTTCTTCCTCTGACCTTCCAAATCATCCAACTTGACATGCATATCTAGTGCTCTCCTCACCACAAGTGTCTCTCCCTCAGCCGGATACTTAACATAAACATCATCAGCATCCTTCAATGGTGGCATCTTCTCCTCTTCATCCTCCTCGTTGGTCTCAACCTCATTATTAGCTTTCATAATCATGACTCTTTTGTTTGGATATTGTGAAGCAACATGACCAAAACCCAgacaacaaaaacattaaatgtCACAGTTACGAGAAGTAGAAGTAacattgttacctttaacaacgACCGGGGTGTCATTCTTCTCTCTAAGGTATTCAGTCTTGCCCTCCTCATTCTGTTGTGACGGAACACCCTCAGTGTTAGTCTTCCAATTAGGTTTCCAAAGTTTTAAAGGGTCTAATGGTTGGCTTTTTCAATTAGTACCCTTTCATTTAAGTTGTTTCTTCACGTTCATGGTCATATGCATCATCTCCTTCAACTCCACATAATGATACAACTCCACAATATGAGTGATATCATGATTAAGGTCATTCATaaatctagccatagtagcCTCCCTATCCTCCTCAATGTTAACTTGAATCATAGCAAATTCTATCTCATTAGACCTAGCATGTTTATTAGACCCGCACTGCCTTGAGCTTTGCTAACTATCACGCCCAAGCTCTTTAGTTTTGGCTGACTGTCAAATCTAAATCTTTTTGATCTGGCTAATTTGCCAAATTCAGATTACCTTGAGCTTGGCCGACCGTAACGTCTAAGTTCTTTGGATTTGGCGTATTTATCATATCCATTTTATttggttaagattttttttatttataaaaatcttaaccaaatattttaatttatcacgTGTAAACCATGACcgtttattttttgataatctaAAGAGCATATTCTCACATTGGTCCAATATATCtagaagaatttaataaattctttcaAACACCAGTATGAACCTAAAAGATCAAGGGATAAAACATTCAttcttaatcattaaaaaagagggaataaaaataaaagtcaaaagAGTCTGAAACACGTACGGTGGAGATTTGTCGAGACAacaccccccctccccccccggGACAATTTTCTGAAAGCAACATTCTTGTATCAAGACTAGTGTTATTTTGTATCAAGATATGGCTGGGATTGTTATTCCCGGACGGTGCTCTTTATAGTTAATCTGATAAGCCCTtgctttcatatatatatatatatatatatatataaaggtgcCAGTAAAATCTGATAGATACATGTGGGCGTGGGCACGTCCACGTTCTGATCCCATCAAGAACAGTCGATGATTGGGTGAAAATGTCGAAAACTCAAATTATCTTGTTATGAACACGGAAAGGAGAAAAGCAAATGAATATTGCGAATTATGGGTGTGCAGTGCAGGCTTGCAAAACAGCTGAGAAGGATGTTAAGGTgtctcccaaaaaaaaaaaaattccaatttcCAACCATCCAGTTATTACGGGTGTCCATCCCCTCTTCCCGCACAAAAGAAAGAGGagcaaagagaagaagaaactcaaggaaaataaaggaaataaaatggtaaaatatttttaataacattaataCTGCAACTTCCTATAGGATAGGGGTGAgtatttagatataaaaaaatattaccgattcaattttttttatttctttttcaaattatccaacctgaattaatttttttgattcttctaattatattttaagaaattcacAGAACTCCTGAATTTTCTGAAATGATTTGAATATCTTCAATTTATTTGGCCcagtgtattttatttatttcccaACCTAGTGACAGGTTACTTATATAGTtttgagctatttttttttatttcaggtaGTTTAGATTTTCTGAAATTTCTAAACCCTTGcctgattttttccaaaattacttcAGAGAACTACCTGAATTCTTCATTCTTTGAAGTTTTCCAGACATGTTTACTTGAATTAGTTCGAAATTCTTTGAATAGTGCTCGTTCCCAGAAGCAGGTGCAGTAACTCATACATGTTAAATCTCAGTTGATGAATCACGATAGTATTGCGCTAGCTATTTAATCTTTTGCCTggctttattaattaatttactcttGCCCTTTAAATATTTGGTTCCAGTGTTCAGAAGTAATagcttttttattagaatatattcaagttcattttttaaaaagaaaaataagctaCGTTATCATCTAGAATCTCAGGGGAAACATATTCGGAAAAAAGGCGATGCTCTGCAATGTCAAGAATGTCTAATATTTTAGCGTTCTTGGATCAAAGCGACGTTCCTGGTTCTGTTGATGGAGAATATTCTGTGTAATTAgaaattatataacaaaaatgataGAATGAAGGTATCTCTCAgtagattaattaaatattgcaTGCTTCAGGTATAAAACTATTGAGCCGAGGAGGTGGAGTTTTTGTAACAGCACAGAAAGGAAGGGTGATACAGAGAGCCACCGCGAAGATAgatttataagaagaaaaaatgaaagaggagTTGCTGGATAAGAGAGAAGGAGATGGCTGTCTTACCATCCTGCAGCAACTTGACACGTGGAAGTATCCAAGAAAGCTATCCTGCCCTTAAGTAAGCAAAGGGCAGCCACTAGAAGAAGATTCGTTCACAGAATGCAACCCCCCGCAATAAGGAAACGAGGGTAGGAGATGCTTCCTTACTTAAATGCTGGTCCTGAAACGTTGTGGGACGtggatgctatttttttattttttttaaattaatctttttaatatattttatattgtttttgatatatcatgccaaaaataaattataaagataaaaatattattttaatatatttttaaataaaaaataatttaaacgaCACTTCTATTAATTTGTCGAGGGAATCAACTGCACGGATGTGTCAGGTGACCTTTTCACTTCGCTTTTTGCAGGCGGGCCATGTTAGAATATAGTCGTGATGTGGCAGCTGTTAATTCCTTGCTAGCTGTGCAGGACAGCAAGGTGGGTCACGTGCCACGTGCTTACATGGCAAGTGGGGTTCGATAGCTTGTGAATGTCCCAACCAAAAACTCGTCACGACTGCTCGCCTTTTGTAGTCATTTTAATTTTGcgttatatatatttatttgattcattCAACCGAACGCCGTCTTAGCTCAGCTGGTAGAGCGCATGGCTTTTAACCATGTGGTCGTGGGTTCGATTCCCACAGACGGcgattaagttaattttttaagttggtTACTTAAAAAGGGGcgtatttcttttcttcatcagcTTGTTACAGGAAATTGTGATTGCATTAATGGCTTTGAAGCCTCTgcaaagtctttttatttttgtattttaaaaatgtttttaaaaaagaataattttttttaatttttttttcaaattaatatttttttggtgtttttatatcattttaatatgctaatgtcaaaaaaaacttttaaaaaataaaaaaatattattttgatatatttctgagtgaaaagcactttaaaaaacaactgcaaccacacttccaaatacGCAATTAGTTTATTTCATGGGAAACCACTTTCCTTATTTAtcattggaaaatatttttattattttaaataattgtttttcaacctttctctttcaaatttatcttttatgtcAACTTtgattcttattgtttttattttttttatcattttctcaattaaaatttattttttatcatatttgatccctattcttttaattactatttttttatttaaaataacttatgaaactgaatattattttttttaattttattgcctttcaactttttatttgtcatatttgattatcattattttaaatgttatttgttttatttaaataatttataaaatctgaattttttcaattttattatccttcagtttttttatctgttagatttaattttttttaataaaattgaaaaaataaattaaaatattaataaataaattttcaatttatttttcatagtaCAACCAACCAAACACaactaaaaagtattttttaatttattttttatagcatGATCCAGCATAGAAAAACAATACACGTGTCCtgaaatattagttttttttcctttcaagatTTCCGCAGGAACATGATTAGTGCATAAACTTTAATGACCATGCTCACTTGAATTGGATTctagcatttgtttttttgtctttttacagTTTACTAGAGCACGGAAACAAGATCGTCTCCGCGCATGGTTTTCCTCGATTTCGCTCATAAATTAGAAGACTTGACTCCATAGTTGTAAAAAGTCATAAAAAGCGACTTCGATAGGCAACCTAATCAGACTAGATTACAGTGTAACTTTGACGTCCATGTCCAATTTATATGTGAACTTGAACTCCATGATTCGTACTATGGTCTAATTTAATTTCCAGTACGAAACTCAAAATCCAGATGTCCATtccctaaataaataaaaaatagtaccTTTGATGTAGCCTAGATCTAGAAAACGAgagtcaatattttttgtttattcgaaattgatttaaaatatcgTTTCGCTTTAGCTTGACTTGTGATTTCACCTATTTTATTCGAGTCacgattatttttaaaatatatttatttaaaaatatattaaaataatatttttttatttttaaaaattatttttgatatcaatacatcaaaataatttaaaaacactaaaaaaatattaataactttAAGTCTTGATAACTAAATCCAAGCTTGCTATCGAACTCATAATTTTGCAACATGCAATTCACTAGCTGAAGTGCTTtgagatttgattttaatatagaTACAGTAAGATTTCTTTAAAGTTGGGTGAATATGAGAtatatttcttcaaataaatgtgacagaaataaaatatatattttctgacATACCAAatcaaagaatattaattttcacTAGGTtgaagacaaaaaacaaaaatcaaattatgatcTATTTTGTGTATTAGATTTAATCTAATCTCTTAAGTGCTTAAATCTAAAGTGCCAAAATAAGCTTCGATTTAACATCAATTATGTTtggagaaaaattaataaaatcgaAAGGTTCGAGATTCAATTGACAAGGGATAATACATGGAGGGCAAAATCGAGGTTTCCCTCTGGAAGAGAAGGAGGAGGACGAGTATTTGACGAATAAGAGAGGCGAGTATTTGAGAAAGGAGCGAAACGCTGACATGGCAGAAAAAAGAACGGGACCGAGCAGCACTATCTTCACAAGCAAATGCGGGGAATCCAATAGCAAGAAAGATCTCAAAGGCCACATAAACTTGTGGCTCACAAAATTTTGCCTTTTCTCTGATGTGGCATTCCCCCACCTTGTTTAATTACTTACCACCACCAAACAAATGACTTTCaaactctttctttcttgtttttatttttctctcttctcccacCTCGTCcgatcccaaaaaaaaaaaaacacaacacaccATAACAGGAGCTGAGAAAGAGGGTTTGACTCTTCTTTTAAGGCAACCAAGGAAACAGGAATGTCAGATTTGGCGATAAAGCTGTTTGGCAAGACGATTCCACTGCAAGTCAATCAGCAGGAGGATGTTTCTTGTGCTGCTAACAAGTACGAGTCCTCCTCAGGAACGCCTCCCGAGTCCGAGGACTGTTATGATAATACTGCTACTGCAACTTCCTCACATGAAAACCACAACTCTCATAAGGAACGAGGAGAGCAAGAAGGGAACAACAACAGGGTATGTGTTTTTGCAATTTGTTGGATTCTGTGTTTGCCGTAATTATAAGAATTTGCTGCCATGTATTTGCAATTTTCTCAAGTGTTACATGTTATAGAATTTCAAAATCAAGGAATTGTTCCATTCTCTTGCCTTTTCTCTGTGGCATAGAAGGTTTTCATCCTCGCTTTTCACCTTTACTAACTGTGGTAATTGTCGGGGATTAAAATGTTTACCAAATCTTAACGTGTTCCATATATTTTTCCCCTTTGTGTCGTGCTTTCTCTGTAACTTCATGACATTTGAGGGGGATATTTtagagaaattttttattcgaCTTCGTTTAAAACAGAGTTAGTGTCGGTGAACTATAGGGGCCACAAGCTCTGTATCAGTATTTCACTGTTACTTTGCATTTTGAAACGGTTAGCAAGATTGATCCAGATGTTTCCTCAAGGATCATAGGATTTTGTCAGATTCCTTAACTTTTGATAAGCCACATCTTTTCTTGGACTGACTAAGTATATTACTTCTCCAAACAATTAATCTCCAGTCTTTTCTGTTTGATCATCTGCCACTGCGTGTGTTTTAGGGAAGGCTTTGCTTTATTTTTGGAAAACGGTAAATCTTTATGGTTTTGCCTCTAATAACAATTTTAGGTTTTAGTACTTGGAATAATTAAACACTTAATCATCAGTTGACAGTGAGACAGAGTTCTGCttgaagttgtttttaaacTCTGTAGCCCTACAGAGTTTTCTTTAAACTAAACtgattatatttcaattttaattccACCTATTTCCACCTGcttttggtttgagaaattgtAAATACGACTCTACATAAGTAAGCTGTCTCTATTTCTTCtcattcattttattcttatatgtgtgtgtgtgtattttagGAGACTTCAGGAGAGGAAATTGCCAATGATAAACAAGAAGATGTTACCTCGAATCAGATCAACAAGGACTCAAAAGGTCCAACATCATCAGGCATTAGTGAGAACCCAAAGACTCCCTCAGCTGAGAGGGAAACTTCATCACTGAAAAGCAGCAAGAATGAAGAACAAAGTGAGACAAGCATCTCGCAAGAGAAGACTTTGAAGAAGCCTGACAAAATACTTCCATGCCCTCGATGTAATAGCATGGACACTAAATTCTGTTATTACAACAATTACAATGTCAATCAGCCTCGTCATTTCTGTAAAAACTGTCAGAGATACTGGACTGCTGGAGGAACCATGAGGAATGTGCCTGTGGGAGCTGGAAGGCGCAAGAATAAGAGCTCTTCTGCTTCACACTATCGTCACTTAATGGTATCAGAAGCTCTCCGAACAGCTCAAGTCCATGCCATGAATGGATTTCATAACCCCTCTCTGGGAAACAACGGCACTGTCCTTACCTTTGGTTCCGATTCTCCTCTTTGTGAATCTGTTGCCTCTGTGTTGAACCTTTCAGAGAAAACACAAAATAGTGTTCGAAACGGGTATCATAGAC is a window encoding:
- the LOC18101447 gene encoding cyclic dof factor 2 encodes the protein MSDLAIKLFGKTIPLQVNQQEDVSCAANKYESSSGTPPESEDCYDNTATATSSHENHNSHKERGEQEGNNNRETSGEEIANDKQEDVTSNQINKDSKGPTSSGISENPKTPSAERETSSLKSSKNEEQSETSISQEKTLKKPDKILPCPRCNSMDTKFCYYNNYNVNQPRHFCKNCQRYWTAGGTMRNVPVGAGRRKNKSSSASHYRHLMVSEALRTAQVHAMNGFHNPSLGNNGTVLTFGSDSPLCESVASVLNLSEKTQNSVRNGYHRPEHRILVSCGGTGGDGDDHSSVSSATASNSSEKGCNGTSREAVNKDYQSFPPQAPCFPGPPWPYPWNSAITPPTFCPSGFPVSFFPAPAYWGCTVPSPWNVPPCASSPSATLNHSTQSSSPTFPLGKHSRDGNILNPPCLEEPSRDGTKSETGVLVPKTLRIDDPSEAAKSSIWATLGITNEKSSSINGGGLFKGFQSKSEDRNYMAGTTSVLQANPAAFSRSLNFHENT